DNA from Pomacea canaliculata isolate SZHN2017 linkage group LG9, ASM307304v1, whole genome shotgun sequence:
GGTGGACGGCACCCCGTGGTCAGGCCACACCAGGTAGTGATACTGAGATACCGTTCGCTGGTCACCTCCCTGTAAGATATGACAGGTAGTGATACTGAGATACTGTCCGCTGATCACCTCCCTGTAAGATATGACAGGTAGTGATACTGAGATACTATCTGTTAATCCCCACACTAATAGATTACATGTAGTATTACAGAGATACCATCCATTGACAACCACCCAAAGAAATACACCATCAACAGATACAGAGTTACCATCTACTGATCCCAGCCCACAAGATATGGTATGTAGTAATAGATATCAAGCCTTGATTGCAAATCACATGAAGCTGTGATTATATTAATTGTTTTTTGACTACAGGCATCCTTGACATATTGTAGCAATAATGAGATAAtgtctactttaaaaaaagaacaaaacagttttcagttTGCTTATCAGAAAACCTTTTTAGTCTCCAGTACAAAGGTGCGGACGATGAAGTCTGCCCTTGTGTCTGTTTTCAGGgctgtcactgtcacgtgaccaggcctgttcttagcccccgcggggcccgaggcaaagggcatgtgcggggccctcacgccacgatcacacggttttccatatgcctagttaccatatcaatcaaaagcgcggggccccttgaagagcggggccctaggcagatgcctcgtccgcctgcccctaagcacggccctgcacgTGACCATATGTCTTTGTGGTGCCAACTGGTGGCCAGTACTCTTCACACTTCTCCTGCGTGTTTGTagattttatcatttacttaatttatttctGCTTTAGCGCAATGTTTTTCTGTAAGCAAGTTTGTTCTTTACATGTGAGATcacaaagaaatagaaatttatGCAAAAAGATGTAATAAGAAAtaacaatgatataaaaatttaatcaGTATCTGAAGTTAGAGCCTAATTTATAACTTTCCATGCAAACAATAAAAGGATACAAACGCCATGCGCTATAGCTATCACAGTTATATGATCGTATGTATTATAGCTACTTTCCCAAGACTTTCACAGAATGATCGTTCGattatttttcagcaaaacTAAAAACCGAATGATTTTCCCAACCTTCCCGCCTTCAATGAGGCTGGTCAACATGATGATCTGAGTGACATTCTCCTGCCACACCATCCACCACAGGTCATCCACCGTGTTGAAGCGCGGACCTGACATCACAAAGGTCACAACAACCCTGTAACTTTTTTATGGCCATTAATGCCGTTAAAAACAATAAcggtatttaaaaataaaaccaattacCTCCGCTGCCATATAGAGGTTAGTTATCAAAACCAAATgtagtgttttatttaaaatttgtttggcTGAAGTCTGCTCAGGCAGCTGTGAGTACTGTAAATATATACAAGATAAATCAACTCTGAAATGCAATTTATATGGAAAAGtaaaatctttaaacaaaaacaagattcATTCAATTCTATGAACTCCATAAATAAAGATACAACAAATTATATGTAATGCTTGCCTTATCTTGCGTGGCTATATATGCCTTTTCCCGAAGGCATCCCTGGATGTGAAAATGAATAGGTTTTACAATGCTTCATCTTACACTTTAATAGTCTCTATCTGAACAGAAATATTTGAACGAAGCATACTTCCAAGctaaaagacatgaaaataatttagtaaTTTTAGCAATTTTTGTGCTTTGTCTCACCTTTCCTTGCATGGACAGCTACACTTTGTTCTGATTCTATTTCGCTTTCTGCGTCGTCCGTTGATAGCTGTTGTCGACTTGTCGATAAAAATTTGTCGGGAAAGGCTTGTAACCGAGGTCGGCTCCCTTTATGCTGTTGTCGACGCCTGTTCACCCcaataaataagagaagaataaaacattttttcctatttctgttttctctaatttttatttcgctcttttttcttttctttttcttcgaaGAATTGATATGACAAACACTCTGGAATATTTGTAATAACTTCCAAAAATCAAGATCAAGACTttttctggcaaaaaaaaaacaaacaaaacaaaacaaaaaaaaaaaaaccccaaaaacataATTTGCTATGTCTTCCAAAGGATGATATCAGTTTTAcgtattttcttttgctgataGTCTTTGTCAGTGATAATAAGAAATGCAACCATTAGAAGTGCTTTAATTCGATTTCGATAAAGCGTCTGTTCAACAAAGGTGTAAATGTTCATAAACGGCTAATAACACGAATAATTGCACTTAAGATGAACTCGCTCCAGAAGCGACATCGACTGCAACATAATTTTCAGCCGGTTTGCCTTGAGCCAGTCTCTCACCTGCTGATGTGTTTGGTTTGTTTAAGAGGGACCGTGAAGGTGCCCTTACCTGAGATACAAGATGGCGATCACTATGACCACGGCAACTGCTGCAGCGACGACAGAACCAACGATAGCACCGACAGGTGCATTTGTCTTCGTAATTTCTGAAAGTAATAATTagtcaaatttattttgattgttttaggCTATTAACAACATACCGTTATTTTGAATGAGCTGCTTACTTGACTTACAGGCCCTCTAcccctggtgtgtgtgtgttatgcaaGTTTtacataaactttattttacagatattACTTTTATATAGTTCTTatagatttttctgttttgcacaCTTTGTGGACTACGATTGACACCTCTCACCACTTGTGCTCTGTCGTTGACACAGAGGAGAATCCCAACCTGGTCGACACAGGCATGTCCCGTCGGTCCTGTTACATGTGTTGTTacatccttcaccacaggtgTTTTGACAGTCGCTGGACACACTGTAGTAATTGTCCGAGCAGTCTGTGAACACCACATTACAAAATAGAacataaaaaagttttagaaCGCAGTGAGCATCTGTCTGACAGTTGGTGGAGTTTCTGTCAGTCGTCCTGTCaccggcacctgtcgttggggtTTAGAACGAAAGAAAGACTGGTGTTTCCTCAATATTTGACTAAGAATAGACCAACGGAAAAGCACAAACCGATACAAGTAGAGACTGACATCTTATAAATatgatttgtaaaataaagcatCAAATAGTATAGTTATAGTTTGATGTCTTGACGCCTAGTAGTCATCGCCATGCCTAGAGGAGTCTGCTGTTATTGTTTATGTTCTTAAGTGCTTTTAATAAAGGTATATGATACCTACAGTCACAATGTGGTGCTGCCCATCCTCTCTTGCACTGACAAGTTCCATTCACAGCATCACAAACTGCGTTCTGACACCCTATTGCACAGGAGTTAGAGCAGTTGTCTCCCCAGTGTCCTATTGAACATTCTGCACTCAAAGTATAATAAATATGACACCAATAAGTGGATTAATTTGTGATGTCAAAGTAGAATGCTTTTATTTCAGTGATGATTGCTTGAGGTTACTTTAAAGCTTTCCTTTACACATCCGACAAAATTGCTATCTGCGTGTTTGGTGCCAGCATGTCTATTAATCATGcttaattgaaagaaaattttacttgcagtgttataaataaaaattatctgtaCACCTTAAAAATTATTTCGCTGATCCTTAATTCTCAGTTTGCAAGAATGGTAACACGTGACACAAAACCTTCATGTTCTTACTTTGACACATTGGAGACTCCCATCCTGTCtcacactgacatgtcccgtcagtcGATTTGCAAGTGTCGTGACATCCTCTACCACAGATGTTGTGACAGTCGTTAGAAACGTTAAAGTGACCGTGCAAGCAATCTGTCGACAGATTACAATGACATAAATACAACTTGATATTACTGGGTTAGGCATTTTGTAGACACATTTGAGCAGTCTGTCAACTTACATCACTTTTAGAACATCTGTTATATTGCACTGTCAGAAAAGTAATTTTCTCTAAATTAAATAGACTATAACACTTAACATCGGATCGCTAGAATCAGTGAATCTTACcttgacacagaggaggctgccaGCCTTGGTGACACAGACATGTCCCGTTAGTTCTGCTGCAAGTGTCGTTacatccttcaccacaggtgTCCTGACAGTCGTTAGACACGTTGTAGTGACCAGATGAGCAGCCTGTCAACACCACATGATACTTAAATGGTTAATTATTATCCAAAGATGTACTTATAAATGTAGCTATGGTATAGAAGTTGCTCTTATGCTTTTCATACGCGTTCGTATGGTCATCAATTTTAAGTGAGGCTATCAAGAGAGGGATGAGTCATAGGCAGATAGTTATATATAACGCtcacaaatttttacaaatatttgttttaatacatcttagaaaaatattagttttattcattgtcttcattttgttcttgattaaaaagttttgcaattaagttgttttttttctctttctcccacagtttctctttttgtctcgcTCTCTATTGTCAGTGTGTTCTTACtttgacacagaggaggctgccatccttgttgacactgacatgtcccgtcagtTCTGCTGCATATGTCATTGCATCCTCTACCACAGGTGTTTTGACAGTCGTTAGACACGTTGTAGTAACCGTCTGAGCAATCTGTCAAcatcatatatatttatttggtTGACTGTTATCATTCATTAATTTGTTGCTTAGTTGGCACCTGCAGTTtagggagcacatggatagatagGAGGTGACAAGGCCCGCCACATGCCTGTCTTCGGTAA
Protein-coding regions in this window:
- the LOC112572672 gene encoding multiple epidermal growth factor-like domains protein 11, encoding MMEGPTCTWIVAVCVFTEILLLTTAQVERMRNLALNKACDTSSRYNEYTKYSGNCSAAINGLINTYFQLSSSPPNCIHTSTSDNSPFWWVDLGQNFSVHEVTIYARTGSLKRMQCVRVSLDGREIYTFPSSGIANVTTGIYLHPPEHGRVVNITRNCISAGDSVPLLNICEVQIWGCTNGSWGDDCQYQCSPWCQGSGEDNYCDSDTGTCLKGCMLGYWGDNCTFTCGEGCNGSACNMSDGTCECRPGWESPLCQNCSDGYYNVSNDCQNTCGRGCNDICSRTDGTCQCQQGWQPPLCQSCSSGHYNVSNDCQDTCGEGCNDTCSRTNGTCLCHQGWQPPLCQDCLHGHFNVSNDCHNICGRGCHDTCKSTDGTCQCETGWESPMCQKCSIGHWGDNCSNSCAIGCQNAVCDAVNGTCQCKRGWAAPHCDYCSDNYYSVSSDCQNTCGEGCNNTCNRTDGTCLCRPGWDSPLCQRQSTSEITKTNAPVGAIVGSVVAAAVAVVIVIAILYLRRRQQHKGSRPRLQAFPDKFLSTSRQQLSTDDAESEIESEQSVAVHARKGETKHKNC